In Flavobacterium hankyongi, the genomic window GTTTGCATCCGTTACTGATCCTGAAATTGTATTTTGCGCAAAAGTTAACGCACAAAAAAACAATGACAAAATAGTAAAATACATTCTCATTCTTTTGAATTTTGTTGGTTTATAAAGCCAATGTACAATAAATTTTGATATAAATAAAAAAAGGCTTAAAAAAATTGACCATCAGTAATTTTAATCTTATTTTTTTGACAATTCAACGATTTTACTCTAAAAATAAAACTAAAGAAGTCCATAAAAAAAGCGCAAGAATATCTTGCGCTTTTTTTATATTTTAAACCTAAAATTACTCCACAGTAACTGATTTTGCAAGGTTTCTAGGTTGATCTACATTACAACCTCTCATCACAGCAATATGATATGACAACAACTGCAATGGAATTGTTGTAACTAATGGCGATAATGCATCTGAAGTTTCAGGAATTTCAATAACATGATCAGCTAAGGCTCTTACCTGTTCATCACCTTTTGTTACTACCGCGATAATTTTACCGCTTCTTGACTTGATTTCTTGAACGTTACTCACAACTTTATCATAATGTCCTTGCTTAGGCGCAATAACAATTACTGGCATTTGTTCATCAATTAGAGCAATTGGACCGTGTTTCATTTCAGCTGCTGGATACCCCTCAGCATGAATGTATGATATCTCTTTAAGTTTTAATGCTCCTTCTAATGCTACTGGAAAGTTATATCCTCTTCCTAAATACAAACAATTAGTCGCGTCTTTATAAACAGAGGCAATTTGCTTAGTCATGTCATTAGTTTGAAGTGCTTCCTGTACTTTTTCAGGTATCATTTCTAATTCAGATAGATATCTATGATAATCAGAATTTGACAAAGTGCCTTTCAATTTTGCCAAACGAAGAGCAATCATTGTAAGTACCGTAATTTGAGTCGTAAAAGCTTTGGTAGACGCTACACCAATTTCAGGTCCAGCGTGTGTATATGCCCCAGCATGAGTTTCTCTTGAAATAGAAGAACCAACTACATTACAAACGCCAAAAACAAATGCTCCTTTTTCTTTAGCTAATTTAATTGCCGCTAATGTATCTGCGGTTTCTCCTGATTGCGAAATTGCAATTAAAACATCTTTATCTCCAATGATAGGATTTCTATATCTGAATTCTGATGCATATTCAACTTCTACAGGGATTCTAGCAAATTCTTCAAAAATATATTCCGCTACTAGACCAGCATGCCATGATGTACCACATGCAACAATCAAGATACGTTGAGCATTTGAAAAACGCTCTATATTATCGTCGACTCCCGCCATTTTTATCAATCCTTCATTTGCATGAAGACGTCCTCTATAAGTATCCTTAATTACATTTGGTTGCTCATAGATTTCTTTCATCATAAAATGATCATACCCGCCTTTTTCAATTTGCTCCAAGTTCATTTGAAGCTCTTGGACATAAGGATCAACTAATGAATCATCTTTTATTTTACGAATTTTAAGAGGCTTATGCAATCTAACAATTGCCATTTCCTCATCTTCAAGATAAATTGCATTTGATGTATACTCAATAAATGGAGAAGCATCTGATGCTATAAAAAATTCATTTTCCCCCAAACCAATAGCTAATGGACTACCTAAACGAGCCACAACTATTTCATCTGGATTATTTCTATCAAAAACACAAATAGCATAAGCACCAACAACTTGATTTAACGCAATTTGCACTGCTTTACCAAGTTTTATGTTTTCTTTTTTCTGAACTTCTTCGATAAGATTAATTAAAACCTCAGTGTCTGTGTCAGATTTGAATGTATAACCTCTATTTATTAATTCTTTTTTAAGTGGCTCATAATTTTCAATAATTCCATTATGTACAATAACTAGATTGCCAGAATTTGAAACATGTGGATGCGAATTCACGTCATTAGGAACTCCATGTGTAGCCCATCTTGTATGACCAATACCAATTGTACCATTGAAAGTAATTTCTTTAGCAGCTCTTTCTTCTAAATCAGTAACCTTTCCTTTTGTTTTAGATAGTTTTAAATCTTTACCATCATAAAGCACCACACCAGCACTGTCATAACCTCTATATTCCAGTCGCTTTAATCCTTTGATCACAATAGGATAAGCTTCTCTATGACCTATATAACCTACTATTCCACACATAAATTATAATTTAATTAGGTTTTGTATAATAAACTTTAAATTGTACTCTTTTATCCACAGGAACTGATGAATGTGTACCATATAAAACTGTTCCAAGAGGACTCATTACTGAATTTGATGGAAATCTATCTACCTTTTTATTATCAGGATTAGGAGTATTAAAAGATGTTCTTATAAAAGAATTCCCTACATAATTGATATTCTCATTTACAATTAATCCGAGTTTAACATTAGTAGAGTCTTTATTGACGACGTTGTTAACGTGTTCGGTTATATTAATCTTATAACGTACACCCTTCTTATCAGAGCCGACAGCTTCTTTTTCAATCATCCCTCCATAAACATATTTATTTGTCTTAGGATCAGAAGCATTCGTTGTACCATCAAAATAAAAGTCATATAGAGGTATATTACTATCTGCATTGTAAAGAGAAACCCTATTAGGTTCTGTGGAAGTCCCCATTTTCGATCTATCTATTGAAAAAGTTAAAAAAGCACCATTAATTATATTCCCTTTAAGCTTAGCCTTCTCTTGATCATTTAAAATACTTATAAAAGCGCCTGACCCTTCACCACCTTTTATATAAAGAGAAGAAGAACCTTCCACTGGATCTATAGGAGCATTTAATGCACTCACATAACCAGCATCAAAAGTATTTTCATGCACATTAACAGTATTCCCTAAAAGATTGAATCTAAACTCTTTCATAACCTTATCTGTAGAAGTAGCCGATTTATTTTGTTTATAATAAATGGTCACATCTCCTTGCTTGAAATTAAGCGTCATTAAAGCTCCACTAGAACCTTCTATCTCAAAATACAAACCTCTGAAGTACTCTTTAAAAACACTGTTATTGACTAATTTCCCTGCAGGTGCATTAATAATTTTATCCTTAAAATGTTTTTCATTAAGCTTCATTCTTAACCTTGGAGAATTTCTAGACTCAATTTCAGTAGTTTGCACAAAACTTTCATTAACCTTGTACTTTACATATTCTCTTTCATTAGGATAAAACAATAAATTTTCTCTTTTATCATCATTAAGCCTTGTAGGATCTTTTGGGTTTGGATCGATCCAATCATTAAGCCTATTATCCATATTAGGATTATTAGGAGTTGTAGTACCTATTTTGTTACTACTAAACAAAGCCTTTTCATCTGAATAATATTTTTGCACTCCAAAATTATTATTAGGATCAAATTCCTTTAAATAATATCCGTTTTCATAAACCCTTAAATCCATTTTATTGGAGATTGACCATCCATAAACAGAATCAAGCTTATAAATTGATCTTCCTGACGCCTCGGTTTCTACTTTTTTACTAAAATATGGTACCGTAAGCACGACACTATCTATAGCTGCACTTGCATCAAACTCTGGGTTAGCCGTGACCATTTCTAACTGAGTCACAAAATGAGCTTTAGTAAGTCCGAAAGTTGGACTATTAAGTACTCCTAACTGATTTAGTGGTAAATTATTTGTTTGAATGGCTCCAGTTTTTTGGCTGTAAGCCCTTACACCAAACAACTCACCATCACCAAAAGTAAAATGCTCATTTCCTACAATATCTGACCCAATAGAATTGTAATCTTTATCACAAGAAACTACAAATAAAGCCATAAAAGCAATTGCTAGGCCTTTTAAAAATTGATTATTTATCATTCGTTTAACCTAAAATTTGATTTTTATAAAACTCAGTATACGCTTCCGCAAACGTATCTTTAGAGGCGAAAGGTAAAAAAGGTTTTTTTGAAGCTTCTATAAATTTTGTTAAATTTGAAGAAATGTCCTCTGATGCAATAACAACACCATCAGAATGATTAATTGAGGCCATCATTATGTTCTCGAAAGTTGGATTATCTAATTCTTTAACAGAATCTTTAGGAACCCCATCAAACTGAACTTTCTTACCCATTTCTAAATCCAGCGTACCATCAAAAGACTGACTAAACACAGAAGTTACAATTTTAGTATCAGCAAATAAGGCTTCATCTTTGTAATAGTGCTTCATATAGATAGGCAACATTGCTGCCAACCATCCTTGTACATGAATAATATCTGGAACCCAGTTTAATTTTTTAACTGTTTCCACTACTCCTTTTGCAAAAAATATTGCTCGTTCATCATTATCAGGATAAAGCACACCTTCTTCATCTGTAAAAGTTGCTTTCCTTTTAAAGTACTCGTCATTATCAATAAAATACACCTGGATTCTTTCCTTTGGAATAGAAGCAACCTTAATAATTAACGGCATATCAACATCATTCACCACCAAATTCATTCCAGATAGCCTAATCACTTCATGTAACTGATGTC contains:
- the glmS gene encoding glutamine--fructose-6-phosphate transaminase (isomerizing); translated protein: MCGIVGYIGHREAYPIVIKGLKRLEYRGYDSAGVVLYDGKDLKLSKTKGKVTDLEERAAKEITFNGTIGIGHTRWATHGVPNDVNSHPHVSNSGNLVIVHNGIIENYEPLKKELINRGYTFKSDTDTEVLINLIEEVQKKENIKLGKAVQIALNQVVGAYAICVFDRNNPDEIVVARLGSPLAIGLGENEFFIASDASPFIEYTSNAIYLEDEEMAIVRLHKPLKIRKIKDDSLVDPYVQELQMNLEQIEKGGYDHFMMKEIYEQPNVIKDTYRGRLHANEGLIKMAGVDDNIERFSNAQRILIVACGTSWHAGLVAEYIFEEFARIPVEVEYASEFRYRNPIIGDKDVLIAISQSGETADTLAAIKLAKEKGAFVFGVCNVVGSSISRETHAGAYTHAGPEIGVASTKAFTTQITVLTMIALRLAKLKGTLSNSDYHRYLSELEMIPEKVQEALQTNDMTKQIASVYKDATNCLYLGRGYNFPVALEGALKLKEISYIHAEGYPAAEMKHGPIALIDEQMPVIVIAPKQGHYDKVVSNVQEIKSRSGKIIAVVTKGDEQVRALADHVIEIPETSDALSPLVTTIPLQLLSYHIAVMRGCNVDQPRNLAKSVTVE
- a CDS encoding DUF4270 domain-containing protein, giving the protein MINNQFLKGLAIAFMALFVVSCDKDYNSIGSDIVGNEHFTFGDGELFGVRAYSQKTGAIQTNNLPLNQLGVLNSPTFGLTKAHFVTQLEMVTANPEFDASAAIDSVVLTVPYFSKKVETEASGRSIYKLDSVYGWSISNKMDLRVYENGYYLKEFDPNNNFGVQKYYSDEKALFSSNKIGTTTPNNPNMDNRLNDWIDPNPKDPTRLNDDKRENLLFYPNEREYVKYKVNESFVQTTEIESRNSPRLRMKLNEKHFKDKIINAPAGKLVNNSVFKEYFRGLYFEIEGSSGALMTLNFKQGDVTIYYKQNKSATSTDKVMKEFRFNLLGNTVNVHENTFDAGYVSALNAPIDPVEGSSSLYIKGGEGSGAFISILNDQEKAKLKGNIINGAFLTFSIDRSKMGTSTEPNRVSLYNADSNIPLYDFYFDGTTNASDPKTNKYVYGGMIEKEAVGSDKKGVRYKINITEHVNNVVNKDSTNVKLGLIVNENINYVGNSFIRTSFNTPNPDNKKVDRFPSNSVMSPLGTVLYGTHSSVPVDKRVQFKVYYTKPN
- a CDS encoding glycogen/starch synthase is translated as MEDKRILYVSSEVVPYLAENEVSLMSYDVPKMINDRGGQIRIFMPRYGNVNERRHQLHEVIRLSGMNLVVNDVDMPLIIKVASIPKERIQVYFIDNDEYFKRKATFTDEEGVLYPDNDERAIFFAKGVVETVKKLNWVPDIIHVQGWLAAMLPIYMKHYYKDEALFADTKIVTSVFSQSFDGTLDLEMGKKVQFDGVPKDSVKELDNPTFENIMMASINHSDGVVIASEDISSNLTKFIEASKKPFLPFASKDTFAEAYTEFYKNQILG